The Pseudofrankia sp. DC12 region CGCGTGCAGTGCGTCAACGATCTCGCGTAGCGAAGTTCCGGCAGCGTGCTTGGCACGCATGAGGGCCAGCCGTCCTGCTCCGTGTCGACGGGCTCCAGAGCCTTGTTAACGCTCTGCTGGCCGTAGGCAGGGGCACCGTAGCCGGCGTACCCGCCAGCGTTCGCCTTGTGCTCCCGAGCCTTCCGCAGACGTAGCGCGATATTGGCACGGTCGTACTGAGCCACCGCGCCGAGTACCTGACGAATCAGCGTGCGCGTCGGGTCGTCCTTGTCATCGACCAGGTTCTCAGCCTCGCTGGGGACGCAAGAGAAGATCTGAGCCCCCATCTTCCAGATGAGTTGGATCAAGGTCTCCTGGACGATCATGTCACGGGCAAGACGGTCCATCTTCGGGAAGACGATCCCCTCGGCC contains the following coding sequences:
- a CDS encoding recombinase family protein; amino-acid sequence: MDRLARDMIVQETLIQLIWKMGAQIFSCVPSEAENLVDDKDDPTRTLIRQVLGAVAQYDRANIALRLRKAREHKANAGGYAGYGAPAYGQQSVNKALEPVDTEQDGWPSCVPSTLPELRYARSLTHCTRPDISPSAGSAGTQPRQGCGKITVRIDQTTLPVWSGLEKYFELIRKPSNHRRFTSLPAYPCRPNPTTLSCHTLPRAISPQPCNHGEPLPVTHGRLNR